A stretch of the Kushneria konosiri genome encodes the following:
- a CDS encoding exodeoxyribonuclease III: MKIASINVNGMRRAVERGFLDWLKAQDADIVCVQNLKTKSFELDDSILYPEGYEGYFLDAEQDDFAGVGIYCRKIPKAIMYGLGFEQCDNEGRFLQADYERFSVASFLMPEDPHAKQRFIAQYSDYLSKLRRKRRQYIIAGSWYIAHKTVDLDHWSEHQSTPGFRPEERAFMDQVFGPMDFVDTFREVERNAGHHTWWQKHDSEVPRKRQDGWRTDYQITGPDIARTVKSAWIDRDADFSEFAPLIIEYDLEL; this comes from the coding sequence ATGAAAATCGCCAGTATCAACGTCAATGGCATGCGCAGGGCCGTCGAACGGGGCTTTCTCGACTGGCTGAAGGCGCAGGACGCCGACATCGTCTGCGTGCAGAACCTGAAAACCAAAAGCTTCGAGCTGGACGACTCGATCCTCTATCCGGAAGGCTATGAAGGCTATTTTCTGGATGCCGAGCAGGACGACTTTGCAGGCGTGGGTATCTATTGCCGCAAGATTCCCAAGGCGATCATGTATGGTCTGGGCTTTGAGCAGTGCGACAACGAAGGGCGCTTTCTGCAGGCCGACTACGAGCGCTTCAGCGTCGCGTCCTTTCTGATGCCGGAAGACCCGCACGCCAAGCAGCGCTTCATCGCGCAGTACAGCGACTATCTCAGCAAGCTGCGCCGCAAGCGTCGTCAGTACATCATCGCCGGCAGCTGGTACATCGCCCACAAGACCGTCGATCTCGATCACTGGTCCGAACATCAGAGCACGCCCGGGTTTCGCCCCGAAGAGCGCGCCTTCATGGACCAGGTCTTCGGGCCGATGGACTTCGTCGACACCTTCCGTGAAGTCGAGCGCAACGCCGGCCATCACACCTGGTGGCAGAAACACGACAGCGAAGTACCGCGCAAGCGTCAGGATGGCTGGCGCACCGACTATCAGATCACAGGTCCCGACATTGCCCGCACCGTCAAGAGCGCCTGGATCGATCGAGACGCCGATTTCAGCGAGTTCGCGCCGCTGATCATCGAGTACGATCTGGAACTCTGA
- a CDS encoding YfaZ family outer membrane protein: MKKIIIPVLGAGLALSSLNASALSVSASGGEDAHSVQVNQGLLPGFSAGLGYFSTNDSGNNTKAYSGQLMFSPYLPGVDVSVGGRYQYLDSDYGDGGGLGLGGSAYVDTPIPRVSVGGYGFYTPEGLTHGDVNESYEYGARARATLIANTYGYVGYRYYHTDFDNHDGKTLFSGPELGVSVGF; this comes from the coding sequence ATGAAAAAGATCATCATCCCGGTACTGGGCGCAGGCCTTGCCCTTTCAAGTCTTAATGCTTCGGCTCTGAGCGTCTCTGCCAGTGGTGGCGAGGATGCCCATAGCGTTCAGGTCAATCAGGGGCTGCTGCCGGGCTTTAGTGCCGGACTGGGTTATTTCAGCACCAACGATAGCGGCAACAATACCAAGGCCTACTCCGGCCAGCTGATGTTCTCGCCCTATCTGCCGGGTGTCGATGTGTCCGTCGGCGGGCGCTATCAGTATCTGGACTCCGACTATGGTGATGGGGGCGGCCTGGGACTGGGCGGCTCGGCCTATGTCGACACCCCGATTCCGCGCGTCAGCGTGGGCGGCTACGGCTTCTACACGCCGGAAGGTCTGACCCATGGCGATGTCAACGAAAGCTACGAATACGGCGCCCGCGCCCGTGCCACGCTGATTGCCAACACCTACGGCTATGTGGGCTATCGCTATTATCATACCGATTTCGACAACCATGACGGCAAGACGCTGTTCAGCGGTCCGGAACTGGGCGTTTCCGTCGGTTTCTAG
- the trmL gene encoding tRNA (uridine(34)/cytosine(34)/5-carboxymethylaminomethyluridine(34)-2'-O)-methyltransferase TrmL, translating into MLDIALFEPEIAPNTGNIIRLCANTGFRLHLIEPLGFELDDKRLRRAGLDYHEWARVQVHASLEAFMTAVEPQRLLAITTRGRTRHDHVAYQTGDALLFGPESRGLPQALIDSLPEDQRLRIPMRADSRSLNLSNACAVLVYEAWRQLDFDGALSSGPSSDFVMNTL; encoded by the coding sequence ATGCTGGATATCGCCCTGTTCGAGCCGGAAATCGCGCCCAATACCGGCAACATCATCAGACTCTGCGCCAATACCGGCTTTCGCCTGCACCTGATCGAGCCGCTCGGTTTTGAACTCGATGACAAGCGCCTGCGTCGGGCCGGGCTCGATTATCACGAGTGGGCCCGTGTTCAGGTGCACGCCTCGCTTGAGGCCTTCATGACGGCAGTCGAACCCCAGCGGCTGCTGGCCATTACCACACGGGGGCGCACCCGCCACGATCACGTCGCCTATCAAACCGGCGATGCGCTGCTGTTTGGCCCGGAAAGCCGAGGTCTGCCGCAGGCGCTGATTGACAGCCTGCCCGAGGATCAGCGCCTGCGCATTCCCATGCGTGCTGATAGTCGCAGCCTTAATCTCTCCAACGCCTGCGCGGTGCTGGTCTATGAAGCCTGGCGACAGCTGGATTTCGATGGGGCGTTGTCATCCGGGCCCTCGAGCGATTTCGTCATGAACACGCTGTAG
- the pyrE gene encoding orotate phosphoribosyltransferase, with protein MFDEQREFIEFAIAEQALRFGEFTLKSGRVSPYFFNAGHFQSGAALAMLGRCYAGAIQRAGVEFDVLFGPAYKGIPLASSTAIAMATHHDRNLPWSFNRKEAKDHGEGGSIVGAPLSGRVLIIDDVITAGTAIGESMALIEAAGATAAGVVVALDRQERGQGDISAIEDVRRRYNIPVIPIVTLAGILEYLETHGDAALAPHARAIEDYRARYGV; from the coding sequence ATGTTTGACGAGCAGCGAGAATTCATCGAATTCGCCATTGCCGAGCAGGCGCTCCGCTTTGGCGAGTTCACTCTCAAGTCGGGGCGCGTCAGTCCCTATTTCTTCAATGCCGGTCATTTTCAAAGTGGTGCGGCACTGGCCATGCTGGGGCGCTGCTATGCCGGTGCCATCCAGCGTGCCGGCGTGGAATTCGATGTCCTGTTCGGCCCTGCCTACAAGGGCATCCCGCTGGCCTCGAGTACCGCCATTGCCATGGCGACTCATCATGACCGTAATCTGCCCTGGTCGTTCAATCGAAAGGAAGCCAAGGACCACGGTGAAGGCGGCTCGATTGTCGGTGCACCGCTGTCCGGCCGCGTGCTGATCATTGATGATGTCATTACCGCCGGTACGGCCATCGGGGAGTCCATGGCCCTGATCGAGGCGGCCGGTGCCACCGCCGCCGGCGTGGTGGTGGCGCTGGATCGACAGGAGCGCGGGCAGGGTGACATCAGCGCCATCGAGGATGTTCGCAGGCGCTACAATATTCCGGTCATCCCGATCGTGACGCTGGCGGGCATTCTCGAATATCTCGAGACCCACGGCGATGCCGCGCTTGCCCCTCATGCCCGGGCCATTGAAGATTATCGCGCGCGCTACGGCGTTTAG